The Syngnathus typhle isolate RoL2023-S1 ecotype Sweden linkage group LG1, RoL_Styp_1.0, whole genome shotgun sequence genome includes a window with the following:
- the capn1 gene encoding calpain-1 catalytic subunit produces MVEPICATGAAAQLRNLRDREEGLGQNDNAVKFLGQDYESLRAECIRSRRLFEDSLFPCAASSLGFNELGPRSSKTSGVRWMRPPELCKRPAFIVDGATRTDICQGALGDCWLLAAIASLTLNDTLLHRVVPHGQSFEQGYAGIFHFQFWQFGEWVEVVIDDRLPVKDGKLLFVHSAEGGEFWSALIEKAYAKLNGCYEALSGGSTSEGFEDFTGGVTEMFELNKAPSDLFSIMGRAIERGSLLGCSIDITSTRDMEAVTFKKLVKGHAYSVTGLDEVVYRGNMTKLVRIRNPWGEVEWTGAWSDNSREWDSIDRGVRSRLQNRSEDGEFWMSFSDFLREFTRLEICNLTADALQHNQMKTWSTSLYPGEWRRGSTAGGCRNFPATFWLNPQFKLLLQNPDAPGMSDCSFLVALMQKDRRKKRREGKDMETIGFAVYEVPSEAKGQTRVHLKQNFFLTHASSARSELFINLREVSSRLRLPAGEYVIVPSTFEPHKEADFVLRVFSEKPADSEELDDDVVADLPTENYLDESQIEAGFKSLFRQLAGPDMEISINELQTILNRIISKHKDLKTDGFTKEACRSMINLMDTDGSGKLGLVEFHVLWEKIKRYLTIFRNYDLDKSGTMSSYEMRMALESAGFKLTNHLFQLIILRYTEEDMAVDFDNFVTCLVRLESMFKTFKVMDTDADGFISLNFSQWLSLTMFA; encoded by the exons ATGGTGGAGCCCATATGTGCCACGGGTGCGGCGGCGCAATTGCGGAATCTGAGGGACCGAGAAGAAGGTCTGGGCCAAAACGACAACGCCGTCAAGTTCCTGGGTCAAGACTATGAAAGTTTGCGAGCGGAATGTATCCGGAGCAGGAGACTGTTTGAGGACAGCCTGTTCCCCTGCGCAGCCTCCTCTCTGGGCTTCAACGAGCTGGGACCGAGGTCGTCCAAGACCTCCGGCGTACGCTGGATGAGGCCCCCG GAGTTGTGCAAGCGTCCCGCTTTCATTGTGGACGGAGCGACCCGAACTGACATCTGCCAGGGAGCTCTGG GGGATTGCTGGCTGCTGGCCGCCATCGCCTCGCTGACCTTAAATGACACCCTACTCCATCGAGTGGTCCCGCACGGACAGAGTTTTGAGCAGGGATATGCCGGGATTTTCCACTTCCAG TTCTGGCAGTTTGGCGAGTGGGTGGAGGTAGTGATCGACGACCGTCTGCCTGTCAAAGATGGCAAACTACTCTTCGTCCACTCCGCGGAGGGCGGAGAGTTCTGGAGTGCTCTGATCGAGAAGGCCTACGCCAA ATTGAACGGCTGCTACGAGGCGCTGTCCGGCGGCAGCACATCCGAAGGCTTTGAGGACTTCACGGGTGGCGTAACGGAAATGTTCGAGCTGAATAAGGCGCCCTCCGACCTCTTCAGCATCATGGGCCGCGCCATCGAGAGGGGCTCGCTCCTCGGCTGCTCCATTGAC ATCACCAGTACCAGAGACATGGAGGCAGTCACCTTCAAGAAGCTGGTCAAGGGGCATGCCTACTCCGTCACGGGCCTGGACGAG GTGGTCTATCGTGGAAACATGACCAAGTTGGTCCGCATCAGAAACCCGTGGGGAGAAGTGGAATGGACCGGCGCTTGGAGCGACAA TTCTCGAGAATGGGACAGCATAGACCGCGGAGTCCGTTCTCGGCTTCAAAACCGCAGCGAGGATGGCGAGTTCTG GATGTCCTTCAGCGACTTCCTGCGCGAGTTCACCCGTTTGGAAATCTGCAACCTGACAGCTGACGCCCTCCAGCACAACCAGATGAAAACCTGGAGCACATCGCTGTACCCGGGAGAGTGGAGACGGGGCAGCACGGCCGGAGGCTGCCGGAACTTCCCAG CGACCTTTTGGCTGAACCCGCAATTCAAGTTGCTGCTGCAGAATCCCGACGCGCCCGGCATGTCGGACTGCAGCTTCCTGGTGGCGCTCATGCAGAAGGACCGCAGGAAGAAACGACGGGAGGGCAAAGACATGGAGACCATCGGCTTCGCCGTCTACGAG GTTCCCAGCGAG GCCAAAGGGCAGACGCGGGTCCACTTGAAGCAGAACTTCTTCCTGACGCACGCCTCCAGCGCCCGCTCCGAACTCTTCATCAACCTGAGGGAAGTCAGCTCGCGTCTCCGTCTCCCGGCCGGCGAATACGTCATCGTCCCGTCCACCTTCGAGCCCCACAAGGAGGCCGACTTCGTCCTGCGGGTTTTCTCCGAGAAACCTGCCGATTCAGA GGAGCTGGACGACGACGTGGTGGCAGACCTTCCCACCGAG AACTATTTGGACGAGAGTCAAATTGAGGCCGGCTTCAAGAGTCTCTTCCGACAGTTGGCCGGCCCG GACATGGAGATCAGCATCAACGAGCTACAAACCATCCTAAACCGCATCATCAGCAAGC ACAAAGACCTGAAGACGGACGGATTCACCAAGGAGGCGTGTCGCAGCATGATCAACCTCATGGAT ACGGACGGCAGTGGGAAGCTGGGCCTGGTTGAGTTCCATGTACTTTGGGAGAAGATTAAACGCTACCTG ACCATATTCCGGAACTATGACCTGGACAAGTCGGGAACCATGAGCTCCTACGAGATGAGGATGGCGCTGGAGTCCGCAG GCTTCAAGCTGACCAATCACCTGTTCCAGCTCATCATCCTGCGATACACGGAGGAAGACATGGCCGTGGACTTTGACAATTTCGTCACATGTCTGGTCCGCCTGGAGTCCATGTTTA AAACCTTTAAGGTCATGGACACGGACGCAGATGGCTTCATCTCGCTCAACTTCTCCCAG TGGCTCTCCCTCACCATGTTCGCCTAG
- the sf3b2 gene encoding splicing factor 3B subunit 2 — protein MASDQPPGSDAHQNDLGIAIAGLNSWTHRELQVKLAELGMPVMGPREELMERCKNYMIQTGILFGKVHDDNGMGSQMPPGMGGMMHPAMGMMPAGMHMAMEGSSLPPPGLSHDDHLHMAQHRAAMMMHEEHDSRLMNDQDLLEQQNRAAMLLEQERHHPVTAVQIPLDAHGALPPGIAMLAQRHRLPPPPPGEDNRELWQGDDIIIGGPKIPQALEKILQLKEIRQEQHIDPAEAAEDDGHLGGSNSALGALEAGDDDSRMSKKDKNRRRRNRKKKSKNKRAQEKKEKGEGKDDGSDKEDEPEVEIEYVTEEPDIYDSGYIIFKRIFDAFKLTDDLKKEKEKEPEKAEKQEIGFLRKKAFELERKDSDDSDEDVRHDQPKLSKKKLRRMNRLTVAELKQLVARPDVVEMHDVTAQEPKLLVHLKATRNTVPVPRHWCFKRKYLQGKRGIEKPPFLLPEFIRRTGIQEMREALQEKEDAKTMKTKMREKVRPKMGKIDIDYQKLHDAFFKWQIKPKLTIHGDLYYEGKEFETRLKEKKPGDLSEELRIALGMPVGPNSHKVPPPWLIAMQRYGPPPSYPNLKIPGLNSPIPENCTFGYHAGGWGKPPVDEMGKPLYGDVFGTNSADFQAKAEEEEVDHTPWGELEPSDEESSEEEEEEEESDEEKPDETGFFTPADSGLITPGGFSSVPAGMETPELIELRKKKIEEAMDGNETPQLFTVLPERRTGPVGAAMMASTHIYDMSAAMAGRKAGIGDTHGVEVALAPDELELDPMAMTQKYEEHVREQQAQVEKEDFSDMVAEHAAKQKQKKRKAQPQDTRGGAKKYKEFKF, from the exons ATGGCCTCCGACCAGCCACCGGGATCTGATGCGCACCAGAACGACCTGGGGATTGCTATCGCGGGTTTGAATTCATGGACCCACCGGGAGCTCCAGGTCAAGCTGGCCGAGTTGGGCATGCCCGTGATGG GTCCAAGAGAAGAGTTGATGGAAAGATGTAAAAATTACATGATCCAG ACAGGCATCCTGTTTGGAAAAGTTCATGATGACAATGGAATGGGCTCTCAG ATGCCTCCTGGAATGGGGGGAATGATGCACCCAGCGATGGGCATGATGCCCGCTGGCATGCACATGGCCATGGAGGGCTCCAGCTTGCCGCCTCCTGGCCTGTCACATGATGACCATCTGCATATGGCTCAGCATAGGGCTGCAATGATGATGCACGAGGAGCACGATTCTCGTCTCATGAATGACCAGGACCTCCTGGAGCAGCAAAACAGG GCCGCCATGCTGTTGGAGCAGGAACGCCACCATCCGGTCACTGCAGTCCAAA TTCCTTTGGATGCTCATGGGGCGTTGCCGCCAGGCATtgccatgctggcccagcgacATAGATTGCCACCGCCGCCCCCAGGGGAGGACAACAGGGAG CTCTGGCAAGGTGATGACATCATTATTGGAGGGCCCAAGATCCCCCAGGCCTTGGAGAAGATCCTGCAGCTGAAGGAGATCCGACAGGAGCAGCACATTGACCCTGCAG AAGCAGCGGAAGACGACGGGCACCTGGGTGGCAGCAACTCTGCGCTAGGAGCGCTGGAGGCGGGAGACGACGACAGCCGCATGTCCAAGAAGGAT AAGAACCGCCGGCGCAGGAACCgcaagaagaagagcaagaacAAGCGGGCTCAGGAAAAGAAGGAGAAGGGTGAGGGAAAGGACGACGGCAGCGACAAGGAAGACGAGCCCGAAGTGGAGATCGAGTATGTCACAGAGGAGCCGGACATATACGACTCCGGCTACATCATCTTCAAGCGCATCTTTGACGCCTTCAAG CTCACTGACGATCTGAAGAAAGAGAAGGAGAAAGAACCGGAAAAAGCGGAAAAGCAGGAAATTGGCTTTCTGAGGAAGAAAGCCTTCGAGTTGGAGAGGAAAGACAGCGACGACAGTGACGAG GATGTCCGCCACGATCAGCCCAAGTTGTCCAAGAAGAAATTGAGGAGGATGAATCGCCTCACCGTGGCCGAGCTCAAGCAG CTGGTAGCCCGTCCGGATGTGGTGGAGATGCACGACGTGACGGCGCAGGAGCCCAAGCTGCTGGTGCACTTGAAGGCCACCCGGAACACCGTGCCGGTTCCTCGCCACTGGTGCTTCAAGCGCAAGTATCTTCAAGGCAAGAGGGGGATTGAGAAGCCACCCTTCTTGCTCCCAGAATTCATCAGGAGGACTGGTATCCAGGAAATGAGGGAGGCTCTTCAGGAGAAG GAGGACGCCAAAACCATGAAGACCAAAATGAGAGAGAAAGTCCGTCCCAAGATGGGAAAGATTGACATCGACTATCAAAAACTTCACGACGCCTTCTTCAAGTGGCAGATCAAACCCAAGCTGACCATCCACGGAGACCTTTACTACGAG GGTAAAGAGTTTGAAACCCGCCTGAAGGAGAAGAAGCCGGGCGACCTTTCCGAGGAGCTACGCATCGCGCTGGGAATGCCGGTCGGCCCT AACTCCCACAAGGTTCCTCCACCCTGGTTGATTGCCATGCAGAGGTATGGTCCCCCTCCATCATACCCAAACCTGAAAATCCCTGGACTCAACTCACCCATCCCAGAG AACTGCACCTTTGGTTACCACGCCGGCGGCTGGGGGAAGCCCCCCGTGGACGAGATGGGCAAGCCGCTTTACGGCGATGTGTTTGGGACCAACTCGGCTGATTTCCAG GCCAAAGcggaggaggaagaagtggaCCACACGCCGTGGGGCGAGCTAGAGCCTTCTGATGAGGAGTCttctgaggaagaggaggaggaggaagagagcgATGAGGAGAAACCGGACGAGACAGGATTCTTCACACCAGCCGACAG CGGGCTGATCACGCCAGGAGGCTTCTCGTCCGTCCCCGCCGGCATGGAGACTCCTGAACTCAtcgagctgagaaagaagaagaTCGAGGAGGCGATGGACGG CAATGAGACGCCGCAGTTGTTCACCGTCCTCCCGGAGAGACGAACGGGCCCGGTGGGCGCCGCCATGATGGCCTCCACTCACATCTACGACATGTCAGCG GCCATGGCAGGGCGCAAGGCCGGCATAGGTGATACTCACGGCGTGGAGGTGGCGCTGGCGCCCGACGAGTTGGAGCTGGATCCGATGGCTATGACTCAGAAGTACGAGGAACATGTGCGGGAGCAGCAGGCCCAGGTGGAGAAGGAGGACTTCAGCGACATGGTGGCCGAGCACGCAGCCAAACAGAAG CAAAAGAAGAGGAAGGCTCAACCACAGGACACACGAGGCGGTGCCAAGAAATACAAAGAGTTCAAGTTCTAG
- the pnp5a gene encoding purine nucleoside phosphorylase 5a: MFPQGNKCYTYEDCKATADWLLAQTNIRPSVGIVCGSGLGGLAAMLKDQVAFNYKDIPNFPQSTVHGHAGRLVFGTLKGRSCVCMQGRFHLYEGYPIQKITLPMRIFKLLGVGTVILTNAAGGLNQDFKVGDIMIMKDHINMPGFAGNSPLAGPNDERFGVRFPCMSDAYDRELQQLAMDVGQELGFGDFLREGVYCVLGGPSFETIAECRMMHKLGADAVGMSTVHEVIVARHSGMRVFALSLISNQAVMDYDSEAKASHEEVLLTGKQRAEQLEQLISTMVSRMEHNNDV, encoded by the exons ATGTTTCCTCAAGGTAACAAGTG CTACACATATGAGGACTGCAAGGCCACAGCTGATTGGCTGCTGGCTCAGACAAACATTCGGCCTTCCGTTGGCATCGTGTGCGGCTCGGGCCTCGGCGGCTTGGCGGCCATGTTGAAGGACCAGGTGGCGTTCAACTACAAGGACATTCCAAACTTCCCGCAAAGCACAG TGCACGGACACGCCGGACGGCTCGTTTTTGGAACATTGAAAGGGCGATCATGCGTGTGCATGCAGGGTCGCTTCCACCTGTACGAGGGCTACCCCATCCAGAAG ATCACGCTGCCCATGCGCATCTTCAAGCTGCTGGGCGTGGGCACCGTCATCCTGACCAACGCGGCCGGCGGTCTCAATCAGGACTTTAAGGTGGGAGACATCATGATCATGAAAGACCACATCAACATGCCGGGCTTCGCAGGGAACAGCCCACTCGCCGGACCCAACGACGAGAG GTTCGGAGTGCGCTTCCCGTGCATGTCCGACGCGTACGACCGAGAGCTTCAGCAGCTGGCTATGGACGTGGGGCAAGAACTGGGCTTTGGGGATTTCCTGAGGGAGGGTGTCTATTGCGTGCTGGGCGGTCCCTCGTTTGAGACCATCGCCGAGTGCAGGATGATGCATAAACTTGGCGCTGATGCTGTCG GTATGAGCACGGTCCACGAGGTGATCGTGGCTCGCCACTCCGGCATGCGCGTCTTCGCCCTGTCGCTGATCAGCAACCAGGCGGTGATGGATTACGACAGCGAGGCAAAGGCCAGCCACGAGGAGGTCCTCCTGACGGGCAAGCAGAGAGCGGAGCAACTGGAGCAGCTCATCTCCACCATGGTGAGCAGGATGGAGCACAACAATGACGTCTAA
- the acadvl gene encoding very long-chain specific acyl-CoA dehydrogenase, mitochondrial has product MLLLKVGQSSALCGAVLRIAPGLTGAKRLAVVAVNNTRLYASQATQAVLEKPAAVASDAATAVEKTAAAESKSFAVNIFKGQIATAQVFPYPSVLNEEQEQFLRELVPPVGKFFEEVNDPAKNDTLEKVEDHTMEGLKEMGAFGLQVPADLGGLGLNNTQYARLVEIVGTHDLGVGITLGAHQSIGFKGILLFGNPAQKEKYLPKLASGEHIAAFCLTEPASGSDAASIKTMAVQSPCGKYFTLNGSKIWISNGGLAEIFTVFAKTPMKDPKTGEMKDKITAFVVEKSFGGVTHGPPEKKMGIKASNTAEVYFDNVRVPADCVLGEVGGGFKVAMNILNNGRFGMAAALSGTMKGAIHKAVDHATNRTQFGNKIHTYGAIQEKVARMTMLQYVTESLAYMISGNMDSGATEFQIEAAISKIFASEAAWTVTDECIQVMGGMGFMKDCGIERVMRDLRIFRIFEGTNDILRLFVALNGFQNAGNQLKSLQKALKNPLGNAGLLAEELTKRAKRKAGMSTGLTLQGNIHPELAQSGDMAVKAIEQFGVAVEELLIKHGKKIIDEQFVLMRVADCAIDIYTMIVVLSRASRSLTQGHPSAQHEKVLCETWCVEASGRLERDIKALRSSQSRQLYKNLRAISAAVVENGGTVAPHPLGF; this is encoded by the exons ATGCTGCTTCTTAAAGTTGGACAATCGTCTGCGCTTTGTGGTGCCGTTCTACGGATCGCACCCGGACTCACTGG GGCTAAACGTCTAGCTGTCGTGGCTGTAAACAACACACGTCTCTATGCTAGTCAAGCTACACAG GCAGTGTTGGAGAAGCCAGCAGCAGTCGCGTCCGATGCTGCCACCGCGGTGGAAAAGACTGCTGCGGCA GAGTCCAAATCTTTTGCCGTCAACATTTTCAAGGGGCAGATTGCCACAGCTCAAGTGTTTCCCTACCCTTCCG TGTTGAACGAAGAGCAGGAGCAGTTCCTGCGTGAACTCGTTCCCCCTGTGGGAAAGTTTTTTGAG GAGGTGAACGATCCGGCCAAGAATGACACGCTGGAGAAAGTCGAGGACCACACAATGGAGGGCCTGAAAGAGATGGGCGCCTTTGGCCTGCAGGTGCCGGCCGACCTGGGAGGACTGGGCCTCAACAACACACAG TACGCTCGGCTGGTGGAGATCGTCGGCACTCATGATCTCGGCGTCGGCATCACGCTCGGTGCCCACCAGTCGATCGGCTTCAAGGGCATCTTGCTTTTTGGGAACCCGGCACAAAAAGAGAAATATTTGCCGAAACTTGCATCAG GTGAGCACATCGCTGCCTTTTGCCTGACTGAACCGGCTAGTGGTTCTGATGCCGCGTCCATCAAAACCATGGCTGTACAGTCCCCGTGTGGAAAGTACTTTACTCTCAATGGAAGCAAAATCTGGATAAG TAATGGCGGTCTGGCTGAGATCTTCACCGTGTTTGCCAAGACACCAATGAAGGATCCCAAGACAGGAGAGATGAAGGACAAGATCACAGCTTTTGTTGTGGAAAAGAGTTTTGGTGGCGTGACACA CGGACCACCAGAGAAGAAGATGGGCATCAAAGCCTCCAACACGGCCGAAGTTTACTTCGATAACGTCCGCGTGCCAGCCGACTGCGTGCTGGGTGAGGTTGGAGGTGGCTTCAAGGTGGCTATGAACATCCTCAACAACGGCCGCTTCGGCATGGCGGCCGCCCTCTCCGGCACCATGAAGGGGGCCATCCACAAAGCg GTGGACCATGCAACCAACAGGACCCAATTTGGCAACAAGATCCACACCTATGGGGCCATCCAGGAGAAAGTGGCCCGCATGACCATGCTGCAGTACGTCACCGAG TCTCTGGCTTACATGATCAGCGGCAACATGGACAGCGGAGCGACCGAGTTCCAGATCGAGGCGGCCATCAGCAAGATTTTCGCTTCC GAAGCCGCGTGGACTGTGACGGACGAGTGTATTCAAGTCATGGGCGGCATGGGCTTCATGAAA GATTGTGGAATCGAGAGGGTAATGAGGGATCTGAGAATTTTCCGGATCTTCGAGGGCACCAACGATATCCTCAGGCTTTTTGTGGCACTCAACGGGTTCCAG AATGCGGGCAACCAGTTGAAGAGCTTACAAAAAGCACTGAAGAACCCACTTGGCAACGCTGGGCTGCTGGCGGAAGAACTCACCAAGAGAGCAAAGAG GAAGGCAGGCATGAGCACGGGATTGACACTCCAAGGAAATATCCATCCTGAGCTGGCACAAAGCGGTGATATG GCCGTGAAAGCCATCGAACAATTTGGCGTGGCTGTCGAGGAGCTTCTCATTAAGCACGGCAAGAAGATTATTG ATGAGCAGTTTGTGTTGATGAGAGTCGCAGACTGTGCCATTGACATTTACACCATGATTGTTGTCCTCtcgag GGCGTCACGCTCCCTGACTCAGGGCCACCCCTCGGCCCAACATGAGAAAGTTCTGTGCGAGACCTGGTGTGTGGAG GCTTCCGGCAGACTCGAGCGGGATATTAAGGCTCTGCGCTCCAGCCAGTCCAGGCAACTATACAAAAACCTTCGGGCTATTTCCGCAGCAGTGGTGGAAAATGGCGGAACGGTCGCCCCTCACCCGCTGGGTTTCTAA